The proteins below are encoded in one region of Periplaneta americana isolate PAMFEO1 chromosome 11, P.americana_PAMFEO1_priV1, whole genome shotgun sequence:
- the LOC138708762 gene encoding uncharacterized protein, translated as MTAAPGGCALPLLLLLLLPQPGVLLAVTHQDLESPNTACDGKGSCEQEPRAERSRLGDRLVDWKERNCLCDADCARYGDCCLDSPHFVAAQQRRGAASFSCVELRQFGGIYMLTSCPPEWGDAGTRTRCEEASPRDPVASMPVTSHRTGLTYRNAHCALCHGDLRPGSSDVWAPRLECPALVQGLAPNLTRSEVSRSLRYESEHDAWVLRVPSDNGTRAFNCNIDPVLPDTAEHVVRRCPTGVIRTCSVNWTNADVRNRCEAYTALVFFQNDAYRNAHCAICNNVPVQNLACIRASSRVHDYTREFSPKAFAVLFDLNGESGDTLGKTRACPSLDQLYDPFFRRCRDVVCSTDGLNLQAGQCVGVLPPPDSTEDYPVNDVNSSAIVDGTHDAKSSHFQSCPKFLLDPQEYEVLQNGTVFVPLYRRSYLSTDFLIREDGLLEICTDEGIEFVDKFNPYMGYVTIAGLGVSIVFLVLHLTAFALLPELRNLSGKNLASLCLSLLAAYCAFIIGQFLEVGSGACSVVAVVTQYFFLASFSWMLTMAFDVWRTLRLATSELRVSAGKQWRKFAVYSSWSWITPAVFVVAAIATDNAAPGAVLLDFRPGFGVKSCWFSHRYALLVFFAMPLALVMLFNIAFFASSAHMIFSTTSTTRFTSSSGTQRDFRLYIRLALVMGLTWTVGLIAGYLNVEGLWYTFIALNTLQGLFIFLAFTCTEKVVRSFADTVGRCWKRSRRLDGLRVDSKQHRPPSFSWSGVSSSSTRKSQLGSSSESGSHHKEPHNMDTLY; from the exons GGCGTGCGATGGCAAGGGCAGCTGCGAGCAGGAGCCGCGGGCGGAGCGCTCCCGCCTGGGCGACCGCCTGGTGGACTGGAAGGAGCGCAACTGCCTGTGCGACGCCGACTGCGCGCGCTACGGGGACTGCTGCCTGGACTCCCCGCACTTCGTGGCGGCGCAGCAGCGTCGAGGCGCCGCGTCCTTCTCCTGCGTGGAGCTGCGCCAGTTCGGCGGCATCTACATGCTGACGTCATGCCCGCCGGAGTGGGGGGACGCGGGCACGCGCACAAGGTGCGAGGAGGCCAGCCCGCGGGACCCGGTGGCGTCCATGCCTGTCACCAGCCACCGCACAGGCCTCACGTACCGCAACGCTCACTGCGCCCTGTGCCACGGCGACCTGCGCCCCGGCAGCAGCGACGTGTGGGCGCCCCGGCTGGAATGCCCCGCCCTGGTGCAGGGCCTCGCGCCCAACCTCACGCGCAGCGAAGTGTCGCGCTCGCTGAGGTACGAGTCGGAGCACGACGCCTGGGTGCTCCGCGTGCCTTCGGACAACGGCACCAGGGCCTTCAACTGCAACATCGACCCCGTGCTGCCCGATACGGCTGAACACGTCGTACGACGCTGCCCCACTGGCGTGATCCGTACCTGCAGCGTCAACTGGACCAACGCTGACGTGAGGAACAGATGTGAAGCCTACACAGCGCTAGTATTCTTCCAGAACGACGCGTACAGAAACGCCCACTGTGCCATCTGCAACAACGTCCCAGTCCAGAACCTGGCCTGCATACGGGCGTCAAGTCGCGTGCACGACTACACCAGAGAATTCAGCCCCAAAGCCTTCGCAGTCCTCTTCGACCTCAACGGAGAGTCCGGCGACACCCTAGGAAAGACCCGGGCTTGTCCCAGCTTGGACCAGCTGTACGACCCGTTCTTCAGGCGGTGCCGTGACGTCGTGTGCTCCACGGACGGCCTGAACCTGCAGGCCGGGCAATGCGTCGGCGTGCTGCCGCCCCCCGACTCCACCGAAGACTACCCCGTCAATGACGTCAACAGCAGCGCCATCGTGGACGGCACCCACGACGCCAAGTCCAGCCACTTCCAGAGCTGCCCCAAGTTCTTGCTGGACCCCCAGGAGTACGAAGTGCTCCAGAATGGAACCGTGTTCGTTCCGCTCTACCGTCGGTCGTATCTCAGCACCGATTTTCTCATCAGAGAAGATGGCCTGCTGGAGATATGCACGGACGAGGGCATCGAGTTCGTGGACAAGTTCAACCCCTACATGGGCTACGTGACGATCGCCGGACTAGGGGTGTCCATTGTGTTCCTAGTGCTGCACTTGACGGCGTTTGCCCTGTTGCCTGAGCTGAGGAATCTCTCTGGCAAGAACCTCGCCTCCTTGTGTCTCTCTCTTCTTGCCGCCTACTGTGCCTTCATAATCGGCCAATTTTTGGAG GTGGGCAGTGGAGCGTGCAGCGTCGTTGCCGTGGTAACCCAGTACTTCTTCCTGGCCTCCTTCTCCTGGATGTTGACGATGGCGTTCGACGTATGGCGCACCCTAAGGCTCGCGACGTCGGAGCTGAGGGTCTCCGCTGGGAAGCAGTGGCGGAAGTTTGCGGTATACTCGTCCTGGAGCTGGATCACGCCTGCAGTCTTCGTTGTGGCCGCCATCGCCACTGATAATGCCGCCCCAG GTGCGGTGTTGCTAGACTTCCGGCCGGGCTTCGGGGTGAAGAGCTGCTGGTTCAGCCACCGCTACGCCCTGCTGGTGTTCTTCGCGATGCCCCTGGCGCTGGTCATGCTGTTCAACATCGCCTTCTTCGCCTCGAGCGCGCACATGATCTTCTCGACGACCTCCACGACGCGCTTCACCTCCAGCAGCGGCACGCAGAGGGACTTCCGCCTCTACATCCGGTTGGCCCTCGTCATGGGGCTCACCTGGACAGTGGGGCTCATCGCCGGTTACCTCAACGTCGAGGGCCTCTGGTACACATTCATCGCCCTCAACACCTTGCAGGGGCTCTTCATCTTCCTGGCATTCACCTGCACCGAAAAGGTGGTCAGGTCTTTCGCAGATACCGTGGGCAGGTGCTGGAAGAGGAGTCGACGCCTGGACGGCTTGCGCGTGGACAGCAAGCAGCACAGACCGCCCTCTTTCTCGTGGTCCGGGGTCTCGAGTTCGAGCACGAGGAAGTCGCAGCTTGGCTCCAGCAGTGAGTCTGGTAGTCACCACAAGGAGCCTCATAACATGGACACGTTGTACTGA